Part of the Oncorhynchus masou masou isolate Uvic2021 chromosome 24, UVic_Omas_1.1, whole genome shotgun sequence genome is shown below.
AGGGATGAAATCTGCTGCACAGAACATCAGCTCTCAGGGCAAGACTATAGATTAGAGACCTAAGACGTGTTTTGAAGCAATTATGAATTTTTAACTTGTTATTAGTGAGTCTTGCCCTTTGACTGATTTACTGTATGTGTATGCACGCATAAGCTAACTGTTTACACAGGTCAACACACTAACATTATGGTGTCACTTCAAGACACTGTAACGTTTTCCAAAGACAACAGGTTTTTTTTGTTTTGGTGACCACAGGATTTCCTTCTTCACAGGGGTCTTTCAGAGTTGGTGGAGCTGTCATCGCTGGTCAGTCACCAGACCGTTCAGATTCAGCAGTTCTTGGAGGAGCTTGGCTTGACCAAAAATGGCCCCAAACAGTGAAGCAGCATTGGAGAACCTTGTATAGCATGTACAGTCTATAGTTTTTGTTAACATAGTTTAATTACTGAACATGGGAAATGTTTTGTAAAACTTTATAATAAATGGTATACCTCAATATGTAATGTATTTTACGTGCTTTTCAAATTACTTGATATTTTAAGACATTTCCGTCACCTCGGAAGTGTTTCAATTGTAAACATTTGTATCCGTATGATATTGCTGCAAGGATACATTGGAGCACCGTTACTGAATTGATACATTTGACAAGTTATTGCTAAAGTTCCGTTCGCCGGATGTGACGTAGGAGCCATCACGATAAACGTGGAATTGGTTGTTGCTGATTGGCTCATTCTGGCAAGTGACGTAGTTGCCGTCATAGTTGACCAATGAACAACAAGAGAGCGTCCTGTCGTGTGTGAGTTTTTGTTTGGTTTGATCTAAATATAAGTGTTTATCCACGTTTTTAAGATGCATTTGTAAATGATCTGTAGCATCGTAGAAAATCGATAAGAAAATAATCTTGCACAGTATTATGTAGAATCAAGTCGCGGTACAGTAAGCTAACACTGGCAAGCAAGCACacagcctagctagctaacgttagctatacaTTCAGGGAGTGCTTAGTCGACTGGCATTTTCTTCGTGCTAGTTCTTTTGAATGGCAGCCTTGCATGTAAAACTGCTAGAAGGATGAAATATTGCCATTCCCGGTATGAACATGCTTTTGCAAGGACCGCTGCTGCGTCCATTATACTTATTTAATGTTATGCACTTGCCACTATTCTTTCTCAGTGATAGTATTTTGAGGCTTGATCAAAAATGTTTCTTCAATAGTTCCCACTCCAGAAGGAGAGGACAGCCCGTGGAAAGGGATTGGAGGCAACACCACAACCAGGGGGTATGGCGAGAAGTGCAAGAGGAGAGGACGCAGGAGTCCATCCCCAGGGGTGTCTGCCTGTCTATGTGTCCTATCCGCGAGCTGCAGGACAGGGAGGCCCAGAACTTACTGCACCGATTTGAGGTGTTGTCGGGTACTGAGCGGGAACGCTGGCCCAGGGCTGACCCCTCAGGAGTGATAAAGGAGTATGCTAGACCTGCAGCAGGGAAGGACTCCACTCGACCTAGTGACCTGCGACCACCAGCTGTGCTACTCAAGACGGTGTTCTACCTCGTCGACAACATCGCTGACTCCCCCACACTACGTCCATGGACCGAGGCTCGTCATCTCCACTAGATTCCTTCTGTTATCTTGTCATATTATTTTATGCAACATTTCATTAACACATTTCTTCTTGTGCTGTGCATTTCTAGGTGTATGATTTTGTCTTTGACCGGCTGCGCAGTGTGAGACAGGATATGATCATCCAGAGGGTGTCTGGTGCTGACTGTGTGGCCGTGCTGGAGAGGACAGTCCGCTTCCTGATCTACGCCTCCTACCGGCTGTGTGGGGAGCCCCTGCGCCTCTACGACCCCCGCATCAATGACACCCACCTGCAGGAGAGCCTCAGCTGGCTGCTGGAATGCTACACCAGTGGAAAGCACCCCAACCAGGAGGAGTTCCAGGCTCTCGGTCTCCTCTACAACCTGGGTGAGTAGTCCTGGGCCCAGTCTCTCAAATGCATCTTTAAGCTAAGTTCGTCGCCAGAACCTTCGTAGGAGCGTCTGTAAATTCCTGAGCTGTTTCCCCCAAACCATCGTTATTAACGTTGCACTTAAACGCTTATAATCTAACGCCTGCCACAGACCACTCATCGAACAGCTAAATGTGTCGTTAGATGCTTTGTTTTGCCCTCGCACCTCACTTTATACACAGTTCTTCGCTAAACATAGACTCACACGTCATATTTGTCTCTGTGATGCCGAGAACAtcagaacaaagttgactacaaaCACAAAGTTGACATTGTTTTTGCAGTTGATACAAACAAGCAATGTGTAAAAAGATGCTTCAAATAAAAAACGAGAACTGCATTAAAATATGAACAGTAAGCTATTGGCCCATTTCAATcatatttaaatacatttaat
Proteins encoded:
- the sac3d1 gene encoding SAC3 domain-containing protein 1 isoform X1, with the translated sequence MNNKRASCRVSHSRRRGQPVERDWRQHHNQGVWREVQEERTQESIPRGVCLSMCPIRELQDREAQNLLHRFEVLSGTERERWPRADPSGVIKEYARPAAGKDSTRPSDLRPPAVLLKTVFYLVDNIADSPTLRPWTEVYDFVFDRLRSVRQDMIIQRVSGADCVAVLERTVRFLIYASYRLCGEPLRLYDPRINDTHLQESLSWLLECYTSGKHPNQEEFQALGLLYNLGSSRATQHTMELPERIRSSPVMHLALSVSRAFMERNPVRLLRLAHSLDFLQSCALHRHLETCRRDLLLIYSHGHSSKNCRFPLHKLAHILALDVPLTNQLCQAHGVEVHGDSVVFSKTSFTEPEAGKLQCAHFHDLVDRKQRDLTVGSIIHGCT
- the sac3d1 gene encoding SAC3 domain-containing protein 1 isoform X2 yields the protein MKYCHSRSHSRRRGQPVERDWRQHHNQGVWREVQEERTQESIPRGVCLSMCPIRELQDREAQNLLHRFEVLSGTERERWPRADPSGVIKEYARPAAGKDSTRPSDLRPPAVLLKTVFYLVDNIADSPTLRPWTEVYDFVFDRLRSVRQDMIIQRVSGADCVAVLERTVRFLIYASYRLCGEPLRLYDPRINDTHLQESLSWLLECYTSGKHPNQEEFQALGLLYNLGSSRATQHTMELPERIRSSPVMHLALSVSRAFMERNPVRLLRLAHSLDFLQSCALHRHLETCRRDLLLIYSHGHSSKNCRFPLHKLAHILALDVPLTNQLCQAHGVEVHGDSVVFSKTSFTEPEAGKLQCAHFHDLVDRKQRDLTVGSIIHGCT